The following proteins are encoded in a genomic region of Bombus pyrosoma isolate SC7728 linkage group LG1, ASM1482585v1, whole genome shotgun sequence:
- the LOC122566162 gene encoding inositol 1,4,5-triphosphate receptor associated 2-like isoform X1, with the protein MDESTSDNEKQPRSQEVDADQKQRTSIKATNYMTSNDTDLSKIPKRKLSVFYRSFDVIAQVDQEKEKQTLDFRRTSSSPSVQIERTREDVDSKNGQIDQERHFVDDYRSLNENGKFLSCSSPSRLGEKPSSNNGQVSKAGSLSPIGFKLPQVLEDTIVDNYATITETSIGKHYKLNNNGNYEYKVADESAVINSRQTNSSPDLTNTIRSFAKEKVGNAETNSSANGTAEPQHGNSPQTRSACSRAITCTDLVKIKDSEYPRSFVNASGARRLGKYTSVDAEMSSHEDSSMGSDSEDDSIERTVHATICTRNETKNERSRSKSNSPLSQTLSFISMGEPSRKLNLREIHDQKVAEDVEELCPERVERQKLFAARRSLSEGDCERYHRTKRRCRCVKEEESLDEEQEKFPAFPSFNDTRLQIMGLSCSNDIDSVYRENIPENELERKYIAFSIGLSTDRITLHRRMALSLRQRDQSERNFMNEIQKMQEDINGLCPLCTDQESIDKIENVRHQLDMITRSAHRVSCAAETLGAVYQEHRISRAIFIGDKYLQLLRSRCENLAADIADVKQILLKNNIMIEETTGEMGDDLPKLRYRNGLPCNNRTMMTRRRASIATISRPLSTQDIKEIPRQRNSVSGRVNLRRPSLCFETQRWENEKLNRTDSTNSVVELREIFEHTEPRRNSIEENNNLLRNDQSNNISSMNCNIASNTRDKDRSIIKQNSFLESSVTKTVEKQIKSCIQTTEPLRITRNIETWRSILWFIFIFFLGFYAKQITSTFVT; encoded by the exons ATGGACGAATCCACGAGTGATAATGAGAAACAGCCTCGATCACAAGAAGTGGACGCAGATCAGAAGCAACGAACCTCTATAAAGGCAACGAATTATATGACATCGAACGACACTGACTTATCGAAAATTCCAAAACGAAAACTGTCTgtattttatcgatcgttcgatgtGATCGCGCAGGTCGATcaagaaaaggagaaacagaCGCTGGATTTTCGAAGAACGTCAAGCAGCCCGTCCGTACAAATCGAAAGAACTCGAGAGGACGTCGATTCGAAGAATGGTCAGATCGATCAGGAAAGACACTTCGTCGATGATTATCGTTCATTGAACGAGAACGGGAAGTTTTTGAGCTGCTCCTCACCGAGTCGGCTCGGCGAAAAGCCCTCGTCCAATAACGGGCAAGTTTCGAAAGCTGGATCATTATCTCCGATAGGGTTCAAGCTGCCTCAAGTTCTAGAAGACACGATCGTCGATAATTACGCCACGATTACCGAGACGTCAATCGGGAAACACTATAAGTTGAATAACAATGGGAATTACGAGTACAAA GTTGCCGACGAAAGTGCCGTGATCAATTCGCGCCAAACCAATTCGTCACCCGACTTAACCAATACTATTCGATCATTCGCCAAAGAAAAAGTTGGAAACGCTGAAACGAACAGCTCTGCCAATGGAACGGCCGAGCCGCAACATGGAAATTCACCGCAAACGCGTTCAGCATGTTCGCGAGCCATCACGTGCACCG ATCTGGTTAAGATCAAAGATTCGGAGTATCCCCGCTCGTTTGTGAACGCGTCGGGTGCCCGTCGTCTTGGGAAATATACATCAGTCGATGCCGAAATGTCGAGTCACGAGGATAGCTCGATGGGTTCCGATAGCGAGgacgattcgatcgaacggACCGTGCACGCCACGATATGTACGCGAAATGAGACGAAGAATGAGAGGTCACGATCGAAAAGTAACAGCCCGTTGTCACAAACCTTGTCATTTATCTCGATGGGTGAACCCTCCAGGAAACTCAACTTAAGGGAAATCCATGATCAGAAAGTAGCGGAGGATGTTGAGGAACTTTGTCCGGAACGAGTGGAGCGACAA AAACTTTTTGCCGCAAGGAGATCTCTGTCGGAAGGCGACTGCGAACGATACCATCGTACGAAACGTCGTTGCAGATGCGTCAAAGAAGAGGAATCGCTCGACGAAGAACAAGAGAAATTTCCAGCTTTTCCTAGCTTCAACGACACTAGGTTACAAATCATGGGATTATCGTGCTCCAATGATATAGACAGTGTATACAG GGAAAATATACCAGAGAACGAGCTCGAG CGCAAATATATTGCATTTTCGATAGGACTTAGTACGGATAGGATCACTCTGCATCGGAGGATGGCATTGTCGCTTCGTCAACGAGATCAATCGGAACGAAActttatgaatgaaattcaaaAGATGCAAGAAGATATAAAc GGTCTGTGTCCACTTTGCACGGATCAAGAGTCGATAgacaaaatagaaaacgtCCGTCATCAGTTAGACATGATAACACGCTCGGCCCATAGAGTTTCTTGCGCCGCTGAAACACTCGGAGCAGTGTACCAGGAGCATAGAATCTCTCGTGCAATCTTCATAGGTGACAAGTATTTGCAGTTATTGCGATCCAGATGCGAAAATCTGGCAGCAGATATCGCAGATGTCAA acAAATATTGTTGAAGAACAATATCATGATAGAAGAAACTACTGGAGAGATGGGAGATGATTTACCTAAACTTAGATACAGAAATGGATTACCCTGCAATAATCGAACAATG atgACTAGGAGAAGAGCGAGCATCGCTACAATTTCGCGACCCTTGAGTACACAGGACATAAAG gAAATTCCTAGGCAACGTAACTCTGTTTCCGGAAGAGTTAACTTAAGACGGCCATCGTTATGCTTCGAAACGCAGAGGTgggaaaacgaaaaattaaaccGAACGGA CAGCACAAATAGTGTCGTGGaattacgtgaaatttttGAGCACACTGAGCCGCGGAGAAATTccattgaagaaaataataatctcttAAGAAACGACCAAAGTAATAACATTAGTAGTATGAATTGTAACATAGCCAGTAATACAAGGGATAAAGATCGATCAATTatcaaacaaaattctttcttgGAATCAAGTGTAACtaaaactgttgaaaagcAGATAAAATCATG TATACAAACAACTGAGCCTTTACGAATAActagaaatatcgaaacatgGCGGTCGATATTATggtttatatttatcttctttctcgGATTTTATGCCAAACAAATTACTTCAACATttgttacataa
- the LOC122566162 gene encoding inositol 1,4,5-triphosphate receptor associated 2-like isoform X2, translated as MDESTSDNEKQPRSQEVDADQKQRTSIKATNYMTSNDTDLSKIPKRKLSVFYRSFDVIAQVDQEKEKQTLDFRRTSSSPSVQIERTREDVDSKNGQIDQERHFVDDYRSLNENGKFLSCSSPSRLGEKPSSNNGQVSKAGSLSPIGFKLPQVLEDTIVDNYATITETSIGKHYKLNNNGNYEYKVADESAVINSRQTNSSPDLTNTIRSFAKEKVGNAETNSSANGTAEPQHGNSPQTRSACSRAITCTDLVKIKDSEYPRSFVNASGARRLGKYTSVDAEMSSHEDSSMGSDSEDDSIERTVHATICTRNETKNERSRSKSNSPLSQTLSFISMGEPSRKLNLREIHDQKVAEDVEELCPERVERQKLFAARRSLSEGDCERYHRTKRRCRCVKEEESLDEEQEKFPAFPSFNDTRLQIMGLSCSNDIDSVYRENIPENELERKYIAFSIGLSTDRITLHRRMALSLRQRDQSERNFMNEIQKMQEDINGLCPLCTDQESIDKIENVRHQLDMITRSAHRVSCAAETLGAVYQEHRISRAIFIGDKYLQLLRSRCENLAADIADVKQILLKNNIMIEETTGEMGDDLPKLRYRNGLPCNNRTMMTRRRASIATISRPLSTQDIKEIPRQRNSVSGRVNLRRPSLCFETQRWENEKLNRTDTNSVVELREIFEHTEPRRNSIEENNNLLRNDQSNNISSMNCNIASNTRDKDRSIIKQNSFLESSVTKTVEKQIKSCIQTTEPLRITRNIETWRSILWFIFIFFLGFYAKQITSTFVT; from the exons ATGGACGAATCCACGAGTGATAATGAGAAACAGCCTCGATCACAAGAAGTGGACGCAGATCAGAAGCAACGAACCTCTATAAAGGCAACGAATTATATGACATCGAACGACACTGACTTATCGAAAATTCCAAAACGAAAACTGTCTgtattttatcgatcgttcgatgtGATCGCGCAGGTCGATcaagaaaaggagaaacagaCGCTGGATTTTCGAAGAACGTCAAGCAGCCCGTCCGTACAAATCGAAAGAACTCGAGAGGACGTCGATTCGAAGAATGGTCAGATCGATCAGGAAAGACACTTCGTCGATGATTATCGTTCATTGAACGAGAACGGGAAGTTTTTGAGCTGCTCCTCACCGAGTCGGCTCGGCGAAAAGCCCTCGTCCAATAACGGGCAAGTTTCGAAAGCTGGATCATTATCTCCGATAGGGTTCAAGCTGCCTCAAGTTCTAGAAGACACGATCGTCGATAATTACGCCACGATTACCGAGACGTCAATCGGGAAACACTATAAGTTGAATAACAATGGGAATTACGAGTACAAA GTTGCCGACGAAAGTGCCGTGATCAATTCGCGCCAAACCAATTCGTCACCCGACTTAACCAATACTATTCGATCATTCGCCAAAGAAAAAGTTGGAAACGCTGAAACGAACAGCTCTGCCAATGGAACGGCCGAGCCGCAACATGGAAATTCACCGCAAACGCGTTCAGCATGTTCGCGAGCCATCACGTGCACCG ATCTGGTTAAGATCAAAGATTCGGAGTATCCCCGCTCGTTTGTGAACGCGTCGGGTGCCCGTCGTCTTGGGAAATATACATCAGTCGATGCCGAAATGTCGAGTCACGAGGATAGCTCGATGGGTTCCGATAGCGAGgacgattcgatcgaacggACCGTGCACGCCACGATATGTACGCGAAATGAGACGAAGAATGAGAGGTCACGATCGAAAAGTAACAGCCCGTTGTCACAAACCTTGTCATTTATCTCGATGGGTGAACCCTCCAGGAAACTCAACTTAAGGGAAATCCATGATCAGAAAGTAGCGGAGGATGTTGAGGAACTTTGTCCGGAACGAGTGGAGCGACAA AAACTTTTTGCCGCAAGGAGATCTCTGTCGGAAGGCGACTGCGAACGATACCATCGTACGAAACGTCGTTGCAGATGCGTCAAAGAAGAGGAATCGCTCGACGAAGAACAAGAGAAATTTCCAGCTTTTCCTAGCTTCAACGACACTAGGTTACAAATCATGGGATTATCGTGCTCCAATGATATAGACAGTGTATACAG GGAAAATATACCAGAGAACGAGCTCGAG CGCAAATATATTGCATTTTCGATAGGACTTAGTACGGATAGGATCACTCTGCATCGGAGGATGGCATTGTCGCTTCGTCAACGAGATCAATCGGAACGAAActttatgaatgaaattcaaaAGATGCAAGAAGATATAAAc GGTCTGTGTCCACTTTGCACGGATCAAGAGTCGATAgacaaaatagaaaacgtCCGTCATCAGTTAGACATGATAACACGCTCGGCCCATAGAGTTTCTTGCGCCGCTGAAACACTCGGAGCAGTGTACCAGGAGCATAGAATCTCTCGTGCAATCTTCATAGGTGACAAGTATTTGCAGTTATTGCGATCCAGATGCGAAAATCTGGCAGCAGATATCGCAGATGTCAA acAAATATTGTTGAAGAACAATATCATGATAGAAGAAACTACTGGAGAGATGGGAGATGATTTACCTAAACTTAGATACAGAAATGGATTACCCTGCAATAATCGAACAATG atgACTAGGAGAAGAGCGAGCATCGCTACAATTTCGCGACCCTTGAGTACACAGGACATAAAG gAAATTCCTAGGCAACGTAACTCTGTTTCCGGAAGAGTTAACTTAAGACGGCCATCGTTATGCTTCGAAACGCAGAGGTgggaaaacgaaaaattaaaccGAACGGA CACAAATAGTGTCGTGGaattacgtgaaatttttGAGCACACTGAGCCGCGGAGAAATTccattgaagaaaataataatctcttAAGAAACGACCAAAGTAATAACATTAGTAGTATGAATTGTAACATAGCCAGTAATACAAGGGATAAAGATCGATCAATTatcaaacaaaattctttcttgGAATCAAGTGTAACtaaaactgttgaaaagcAGATAAAATCATG TATACAAACAACTGAGCCTTTACGAATAActagaaatatcgaaacatgGCGGTCGATATTATggtttatatttatcttctttctcgGATTTTATGCCAAACAAATTACTTCAACATttgttacataa
- the LOC122566162 gene encoding inositol 1,4,5-triphosphate receptor associated 2-like isoform X3: MDESTSDNEKQPRSQEVDADQKQRTSIKATNYMTSNDTDLSKIPKRKLSVFYRSFDVIAQVDQEKEKQTLDFRRTSSSPSVQIERTREDVDSKNGQIDQERHFVDDYRSLNENGKFLSCSSPSRLGEKPSSNNGQVSKAGSLSPIGFKLPQVLEDTIVDNYATITETSIGKHYKLNNNGNYEYKVADESAVINSRQTNSSPDLTNTIRSFAKEKVGNAETNSSANGTAEPQHGNSPQTRSACSRAITCTDLVKIKDSEYPRSFVNASGARRLGKYTSVDAEMSSHEDSSMGSDSEDDSIERTVHATICTRNETKNERSRSKSNSPLSQTLSFISMGEPSRKLNLREIHDQKVAEDVEELCPERVERQKLFAARRSLSEGDCERYHRTKRRCRCVKEEESLDEEQEKFPAFPSFNDTRLQIMGLSCSNDIDSVYRENIPENELERKYIAFSIGLSTDRITLHRRMALSLRQRDQSERNFMNEIQKMQEDINGLCPLCTDQESIDKIENVRHQLDMITRSAHRVSCAAETLGAVYQEHRISRAIFIGDKYLQLLRSRCENLAADIADVKQILLKNNIMIEETTGEMGDDLPKLRYRNGLPCNNRTMMTRRRASIATISRPLSTQDIKEIPRQRNSVSGRVNLRRPSLCFETQSSTNSVVELREIFEHTEPRRNSIEENNNLLRNDQSNNISSMNCNIASNTRDKDRSIIKQNSFLESSVTKTVEKQIKSCIQTTEPLRITRNIETWRSILWFIFIFFLGFYAKQITSTFVT, encoded by the exons ATGGACGAATCCACGAGTGATAATGAGAAACAGCCTCGATCACAAGAAGTGGACGCAGATCAGAAGCAACGAACCTCTATAAAGGCAACGAATTATATGACATCGAACGACACTGACTTATCGAAAATTCCAAAACGAAAACTGTCTgtattttatcgatcgttcgatgtGATCGCGCAGGTCGATcaagaaaaggagaaacagaCGCTGGATTTTCGAAGAACGTCAAGCAGCCCGTCCGTACAAATCGAAAGAACTCGAGAGGACGTCGATTCGAAGAATGGTCAGATCGATCAGGAAAGACACTTCGTCGATGATTATCGTTCATTGAACGAGAACGGGAAGTTTTTGAGCTGCTCCTCACCGAGTCGGCTCGGCGAAAAGCCCTCGTCCAATAACGGGCAAGTTTCGAAAGCTGGATCATTATCTCCGATAGGGTTCAAGCTGCCTCAAGTTCTAGAAGACACGATCGTCGATAATTACGCCACGATTACCGAGACGTCAATCGGGAAACACTATAAGTTGAATAACAATGGGAATTACGAGTACAAA GTTGCCGACGAAAGTGCCGTGATCAATTCGCGCCAAACCAATTCGTCACCCGACTTAACCAATACTATTCGATCATTCGCCAAAGAAAAAGTTGGAAACGCTGAAACGAACAGCTCTGCCAATGGAACGGCCGAGCCGCAACATGGAAATTCACCGCAAACGCGTTCAGCATGTTCGCGAGCCATCACGTGCACCG ATCTGGTTAAGATCAAAGATTCGGAGTATCCCCGCTCGTTTGTGAACGCGTCGGGTGCCCGTCGTCTTGGGAAATATACATCAGTCGATGCCGAAATGTCGAGTCACGAGGATAGCTCGATGGGTTCCGATAGCGAGgacgattcgatcgaacggACCGTGCACGCCACGATATGTACGCGAAATGAGACGAAGAATGAGAGGTCACGATCGAAAAGTAACAGCCCGTTGTCACAAACCTTGTCATTTATCTCGATGGGTGAACCCTCCAGGAAACTCAACTTAAGGGAAATCCATGATCAGAAAGTAGCGGAGGATGTTGAGGAACTTTGTCCGGAACGAGTGGAGCGACAA AAACTTTTTGCCGCAAGGAGATCTCTGTCGGAAGGCGACTGCGAACGATACCATCGTACGAAACGTCGTTGCAGATGCGTCAAAGAAGAGGAATCGCTCGACGAAGAACAAGAGAAATTTCCAGCTTTTCCTAGCTTCAACGACACTAGGTTACAAATCATGGGATTATCGTGCTCCAATGATATAGACAGTGTATACAG GGAAAATATACCAGAGAACGAGCTCGAG CGCAAATATATTGCATTTTCGATAGGACTTAGTACGGATAGGATCACTCTGCATCGGAGGATGGCATTGTCGCTTCGTCAACGAGATCAATCGGAACGAAActttatgaatgaaattcaaaAGATGCAAGAAGATATAAAc GGTCTGTGTCCACTTTGCACGGATCAAGAGTCGATAgacaaaatagaaaacgtCCGTCATCAGTTAGACATGATAACACGCTCGGCCCATAGAGTTTCTTGCGCCGCTGAAACACTCGGAGCAGTGTACCAGGAGCATAGAATCTCTCGTGCAATCTTCATAGGTGACAAGTATTTGCAGTTATTGCGATCCAGATGCGAAAATCTGGCAGCAGATATCGCAGATGTCAA acAAATATTGTTGAAGAACAATATCATGATAGAAGAAACTACTGGAGAGATGGGAGATGATTTACCTAAACTTAGATACAGAAATGGATTACCCTGCAATAATCGAACAATG atgACTAGGAGAAGAGCGAGCATCGCTACAATTTCGCGACCCTTGAGTACACAGGACATAAAG gAAATTCCTAGGCAACGTAACTCTGTTTCCGGAAGAGTTAACTTAAGACGGCCATCGTTATGCTTCGAAACGCAGAG CAGCACAAATAGTGTCGTGGaattacgtgaaatttttGAGCACACTGAGCCGCGGAGAAATTccattgaagaaaataataatctcttAAGAAACGACCAAAGTAATAACATTAGTAGTATGAATTGTAACATAGCCAGTAATACAAGGGATAAAGATCGATCAATTatcaaacaaaattctttcttgGAATCAAGTGTAACtaaaactgttgaaaagcAGATAAAATCATG TATACAAACAACTGAGCCTTTACGAATAActagaaatatcgaaacatgGCGGTCGATATTATggtttatatttatcttctttctcgGATTTTATGCCAAACAAATTACTTCAACATttgttacataa
- the LOC122566162 gene encoding inositol 1,4,5-triphosphate receptor associated 2-like isoform X4, translating to MDESTSDNEKQPRSQEVDADQKQRTSIKATNYMTSNDTDLSKIPKRKLSVFYRSFDVIAQVDQEKEKQTLDFRRTSSSPSVQIERTREDVDSKNGQIDQERHFVDDYRSLNENGKFLSCSSPSRLGEKPSSNNGQVSKAGSLSPIGFKLPQVLEDTIVDNYATITETSIGKHYKLNNNGNYEYKVADESAVINSRQTNSSPDLTNTIRSFAKEKVGNAETNSSANGTAEPQHGNSPQTRSACSRAITCTDLVKIKDSEYPRSFVNASGARRLGKYTSVDAEMSSHEDSSMGSDSEDDSIERTVHATICTRNETKNERSRSKSNSPLSQTLSFISMGEPSRKLNLREIHDQKVAEDVEELCPERVERQKLFAARRSLSEGDCERYHRTKRRCRCVKEEESLDEEQEKFPAFPSFNDTRLQIMGLSCSNDIDSVYRENIPENELERKYIAFSIGLSTDRITLHRRMALSLRQRDQSERNFMNEIQKMQEDINGLCPLCTDQESIDKIENVRHQLDMITRSAHRVSCAAETLGAVYQEHRISRAIFIGDKYLQLLRSRCENLAADIADVKQILLKNNIMIEETTGEMGDDLPKLRYRNGLPCNNRTMMTRRRASIATISRPLSTQDIKEIPRQRNSVSGRVNLRRPSLCFETQSTNSVVELREIFEHTEPRRNSIEENNNLLRNDQSNNISSMNCNIASNTRDKDRSIIKQNSFLESSVTKTVEKQIKSCIQTTEPLRITRNIETWRSILWFIFIFFLGFYAKQITSTFVT from the exons ATGGACGAATCCACGAGTGATAATGAGAAACAGCCTCGATCACAAGAAGTGGACGCAGATCAGAAGCAACGAACCTCTATAAAGGCAACGAATTATATGACATCGAACGACACTGACTTATCGAAAATTCCAAAACGAAAACTGTCTgtattttatcgatcgttcgatgtGATCGCGCAGGTCGATcaagaaaaggagaaacagaCGCTGGATTTTCGAAGAACGTCAAGCAGCCCGTCCGTACAAATCGAAAGAACTCGAGAGGACGTCGATTCGAAGAATGGTCAGATCGATCAGGAAAGACACTTCGTCGATGATTATCGTTCATTGAACGAGAACGGGAAGTTTTTGAGCTGCTCCTCACCGAGTCGGCTCGGCGAAAAGCCCTCGTCCAATAACGGGCAAGTTTCGAAAGCTGGATCATTATCTCCGATAGGGTTCAAGCTGCCTCAAGTTCTAGAAGACACGATCGTCGATAATTACGCCACGATTACCGAGACGTCAATCGGGAAACACTATAAGTTGAATAACAATGGGAATTACGAGTACAAA GTTGCCGACGAAAGTGCCGTGATCAATTCGCGCCAAACCAATTCGTCACCCGACTTAACCAATACTATTCGATCATTCGCCAAAGAAAAAGTTGGAAACGCTGAAACGAACAGCTCTGCCAATGGAACGGCCGAGCCGCAACATGGAAATTCACCGCAAACGCGTTCAGCATGTTCGCGAGCCATCACGTGCACCG ATCTGGTTAAGATCAAAGATTCGGAGTATCCCCGCTCGTTTGTGAACGCGTCGGGTGCCCGTCGTCTTGGGAAATATACATCAGTCGATGCCGAAATGTCGAGTCACGAGGATAGCTCGATGGGTTCCGATAGCGAGgacgattcgatcgaacggACCGTGCACGCCACGATATGTACGCGAAATGAGACGAAGAATGAGAGGTCACGATCGAAAAGTAACAGCCCGTTGTCACAAACCTTGTCATTTATCTCGATGGGTGAACCCTCCAGGAAACTCAACTTAAGGGAAATCCATGATCAGAAAGTAGCGGAGGATGTTGAGGAACTTTGTCCGGAACGAGTGGAGCGACAA AAACTTTTTGCCGCAAGGAGATCTCTGTCGGAAGGCGACTGCGAACGATACCATCGTACGAAACGTCGTTGCAGATGCGTCAAAGAAGAGGAATCGCTCGACGAAGAACAAGAGAAATTTCCAGCTTTTCCTAGCTTCAACGACACTAGGTTACAAATCATGGGATTATCGTGCTCCAATGATATAGACAGTGTATACAG GGAAAATATACCAGAGAACGAGCTCGAG CGCAAATATATTGCATTTTCGATAGGACTTAGTACGGATAGGATCACTCTGCATCGGAGGATGGCATTGTCGCTTCGTCAACGAGATCAATCGGAACGAAActttatgaatgaaattcaaaAGATGCAAGAAGATATAAAc GGTCTGTGTCCACTTTGCACGGATCAAGAGTCGATAgacaaaatagaaaacgtCCGTCATCAGTTAGACATGATAACACGCTCGGCCCATAGAGTTTCTTGCGCCGCTGAAACACTCGGAGCAGTGTACCAGGAGCATAGAATCTCTCGTGCAATCTTCATAGGTGACAAGTATTTGCAGTTATTGCGATCCAGATGCGAAAATCTGGCAGCAGATATCGCAGATGTCAA acAAATATTGTTGAAGAACAATATCATGATAGAAGAAACTACTGGAGAGATGGGAGATGATTTACCTAAACTTAGATACAGAAATGGATTACCCTGCAATAATCGAACAATG atgACTAGGAGAAGAGCGAGCATCGCTACAATTTCGCGACCCTTGAGTACACAGGACATAAAG gAAATTCCTAGGCAACGTAACTCTGTTTCCGGAAGAGTTAACTTAAGACGGCCATCGTTATGCTTCGAAACGCAGAG CACAAATAGTGTCGTGGaattacgtgaaatttttGAGCACACTGAGCCGCGGAGAAATTccattgaagaaaataataatctcttAAGAAACGACCAAAGTAATAACATTAGTAGTATGAATTGTAACATAGCCAGTAATACAAGGGATAAAGATCGATCAATTatcaaacaaaattctttcttgGAATCAAGTGTAACtaaaactgttgaaaagcAGATAAAATCATG TATACAAACAACTGAGCCTTTACGAATAActagaaatatcgaaacatgGCGGTCGATATTATggtttatatttatcttctttctcgGATTTTATGCCAAACAAATTACTTCAACATttgttacataa